One genomic window of Psychrobacter cibarius includes the following:
- a CDS encoding phage regulatory CII family protein has translation MDVIDAAHKTVHNTQHGGSTAIAARMGMSSNVLNSKVNPNCDTHHLRLDEALTIMEFTGDHSIIQAMASRLGGVYCEVTVEATKDELIMTALSASACQGDVMTEMHKALEDGRISCNELDSLLPKIQKAMSSLQSLKNHVKRKHAKDNPHLRKNQGNKKP, from the coding sequence ATGGACGTAATAGATGCAGCACATAAGACAGTGCACAACACTCAGCATGGCGGATCAACCGCAATTGCCGCACGCATGGGTATGTCTAGCAATGTGCTGAACAGCAAAGTTAATCCTAATTGCGATACTCATCATCTGAGACTAGATGAGGCGCTGACGATTATGGAATTCACTGGTGATCATTCAATCATCCAAGCGATGGCCAGCCGATTGGGTGGGGTTTACTGCGAAGTAACTGTGGAAGCAACAAAGGATGAATTGATCATGACGGCATTATCAGCGTCAGCATGTCAAGGCGACGTGATGACTGAAATGCACAAGGCGCTGGAAGATGGACGCATAAGCTGCAATGAGCTTGACAGTCTGCTACCGAAAATACAGAAAGCGATGTCTTCACTTCAATCGCTCAAGAACCACGTCAAGCGCAAACATGCTAAAGACAATCCGCACTTGCGGAAAAATCAAGGCAATAAAAAACCCTAA
- a CDS encoding phage antirepressor KilAC domain-containing protein — protein sequence MNILRQNTDKRMTSQQIADLVNKRHDNVKRTIESVVKTGVIVQPQIEDEYTQDTMGRPRTTQVYVFTGDQGERDSLVVVAQLSPEFTGALIDRWRELEAKANAPVIPQSFAEALQLAANQALQIEQNAPKVLHYDNVVERKGLLNATQVAQKVRLSAVAMNKVLDELGVYNRAVKRSRVFQQWFIDKGLGEVKQTDQGYSQALFTKRGEAWIIERLVSEGVA from the coding sequence ATGAATATCTTAAGGCAAAACACTGATAAAAGAATGACCAGCCAGCAAATAGCTGACCTGGTTAATAAGCGTCACGATAACGTGAAGCGCACTATTGAATCAGTCGTCAAAACTGGCGTGATTGTCCAACCTCAAATTGAGGATGAATATACTCAGGATACTATGGGCCGTCCTCGCACAACACAGGTTTATGTTTTTACAGGTGATCAAGGTGAGCGCGATAGTCTTGTAGTCGTAGCACAGTTATCACCTGAGTTTACCGGTGCGCTTATAGACAGATGGAGAGAGCTAGAGGCGAAAGCAAATGCGCCAGTGATCCCACAAAGTTTCGCTGAAGCTCTGCAGCTAGCAGCAAACCAAGCGTTACAGATTGAGCAAAACGCGCCAAAAGTTCTGCACTATGACAATGTGGTTGAGCGAAAAGGCCTACTTAATGCTACCCAAGTTGCTCAAAAGGTGCGTCTATCAGCTGTTGCAATGAACAAAGTTCTCGATGAACTTGGTGTTTATAACAGAGCTGTGAAGCGTTCACGTGTATTTCAGCAATGGTTTATTGACAAAGGCTTGGGCGAAGTTAAACAGACTGATCAAGGCTACTCGCAAGCACTATTTACCAAGCGCGGTGAAGCATGGATTATTGAGCGTCTAGTGAGTGAAGGAGTGGCCTAA
- a CDS encoding YdaU family protein, which translates to MHFYMFNPADFNNSARHLSLPERAIYRDLIDMYYHSEQAIDTSDMDRLARRLLCTTPEYRTMLEYVLDEFFVKRGKRHHHHRIDREVKNYKYQNRNADSNGKRNAVTNDVTQGVTPSNDACNVTCNADDTPMTSAERIRKFRQERKLMIESLTNIGVSVEKGIKAADLKQLYATHIDDVTSNVTSGVTKSVTHSNEQCNASNAKNTAITSNHELETNNQQPVSEGTHTSPVTVDDSFEDSFELTQQTEEDIRLAEQKRLNAQVPVQAEQIRSQHADDIENWIAPSIDTMRGELFRAGKMMQLTDDQYELHIEEFKAHYAEQALRGNPIITESNRKAKLRKWLAGEIDKQKITQARQEKAKGRFTTDNEDWTGTTAKNASDFDSDLPPIYHPSHETAKANDDMPLFLNGCKRMPLPGMTNPETEAYVDRYVQTGEARVAAYDRLLEEMKEAV; encoded by the coding sequence ATGCATTTTTATATGTTCAATCCTGCTGACTTCAATAACTCAGCACGTCACCTGTCGTTACCTGAGCGTGCTATCTATCGTGACTTGATAGACATGTACTATCACAGCGAACAAGCTATCGACACCTCAGACATGGATAGATTGGCACGTCGTCTGCTATGTACCACGCCTGAATATCGCACAATGCTTGAATACGTACTTGATGAATTCTTTGTCAAACGTGGCAAGCGTCATCACCACCATCGTATTGATAGAGAAGTTAAAAACTATAAATACCAAAACCGTAACGCCGACAGTAACGGCAAGCGTAACGCTGTAACGAATGATGTAACGCAAGGTGTAACGCCAAGTAACGATGCTTGTAACGTTACATGTAACGCTGATGACACACCAATGACCAGCGCAGAGCGTATTCGTAAGTTCCGTCAAGAGCGTAAGTTGATGATTGAAAGCCTCACTAATATAGGTGTGTCGGTTGAGAAGGGTATTAAAGCTGCTGATCTAAAGCAGCTATATGCAACACACATTGATGATGTAACAAGTAACGTTACAAGTGGTGTAACGAAATCTGTAACGCACAGTAACGAGCAATGTAACGCTAGTAACGCAAAAAATACCGCTATAACTAGTAACCATGAACTAGAAACCAATAACCAACAACCAGTTAGTGAGGGCACACACACAAGCCCAGTGACTGTTGATGATTCTTTTGAGGACAGTTTTGAGCTGACTCAGCAAACAGAAGAAGACATCAGGCTGGCAGAGCAAAAGCGCCTAAATGCTCAGGTACCAGTCCAAGCTGAACAGATACGTAGTCAGCATGCAGATGATATCGAGAACTGGATAGCGCCATCAATAGATACGATGCGCGGTGAACTATTCCGTGCCGGCAAGATGATGCAGCTGACTGATGACCAGTACGAGTTACACATTGAAGAATTCAAAGCACATTACGCTGAGCAGGCTCTACGTGGCAATCCAATAATCACTGAATCAAATCGTAAAGCTAAACTTCGTAAGTGGTTAGCAGGTGAGATAGATAAACAAAAAATCACTCAAGCACGTCAGGAAAAGGCGAAAGGCCGTTTTACCACGGATAACGAAGACTGGACCGGTACCACTGCCAAAAACGCTTCAGACTTTGATAGTGATTTGCCTCCTATTTACCATCCAAGCCATGAGACTGCTAAGGCCAATGATGACATGCCACTATTTTTGAATGGCTGTAAGCGCATGCCTTTACCTGGTATGACCAATCCTGAGACTGAAGCTTATGTAGACCGATATGTTCAGACTGGTGAAGCTCGAGTAGCAGCTTATGACAGGTTGCTAGAAGAAATGAAAGAGGCGGTATGA
- a CDS encoding DUF1064 domain-containing protein, whose protein sequence is MVLAKKRGISWTDIASTSVGKINAHKVSELWTTKQATKKSKYGNVKTIVDGIKFHSKGESERYIFLKLKERAGRIRDLRLQVPYELIPKSRNEAGKAIRAVIYKADFVYIDTRTGCEVVEDFKGTRTQDYINKSKHMKEKYGIEIYETDRTHLKDGRL, encoded by the coding sequence ATGGTTTTGGCTAAAAAACGCGGTATCAGCTGGACAGATATAGCTTCCACTAGTGTAGGTAAGATCAACGCGCACAAAGTATCTGAACTATGGACAACCAAGCAAGCGACCAAAAAAAGTAAGTACGGCAACGTGAAGACGATTGTTGATGGTATTAAGTTTCACAGCAAAGGTGAAAGTGAGCGCTATATTTTTTTAAAGCTAAAAGAGCGCGCCGGTAGGATTAGAGACTTACGCTTACAAGTGCCTTATGAGCTCATTCCTAAAAGCAGAAACGAGGCTGGCAAGGCAATTAGAGCGGTGATCTATAAAGCCGATTTCGTTTATATTGATACCAGGACCGGCTGTGAAGTGGTAGAAGATTTTAAGGGCACGCGTACGCAGGATTACATCAATAAAAGTAAGCACATGAAAGAAAAATACGGTATCGAAATATATGAAACTGATCGGACCCATCTAAAGGACGGTAGATTGTGA
- a CDS encoding helix-turn-helix transcriptional regulator, with protein sequence MAKRSGYTRRDIKNINVTVGLNLAAARRNAGMSQTEVMQAVWGVSNNRNRISEIENGKKDLTLIDLLIFQDLYGQSLDYICGLSTEPEIDMLAGTVNHVVNQSHALIEMLTGNVADVIVSHVKSICKNDHAALLDASKRLCSIVREDHKADSASVETVVAASTVMRVVRSIEVKQARQAQAIDTQMMQITERVDREDRHRLLKDRDRHYQYSIPLPAPMIIDDIKMVGVGRE encoded by the coding sequence GTGGCTAAACGATCAGGATATACAAGGCGTGATATTAAAAACATTAACGTCACGGTAGGTTTAAATTTAGCAGCGGCGCGGCGCAATGCTGGTATGTCTCAAACTGAGGTCATGCAAGCTGTGTGGGGTGTCTCAAACAACCGAAATCGTATTAGTGAGATTGAGAATGGCAAAAAAGATTTAACGCTTATTGATCTTCTTATATTTCAGGACCTTTACGGCCAATCATTAGATTATATATGTGGCCTATCGACAGAACCTGAAATCGATATGTTAGCGGGTACCGTGAATCACGTTGTTAACCAGTCGCATGCACTTATTGAAATGTTAACAGGCAACGTGGCTGATGTGATCGTTAGTCATGTGAAGTCGATCTGTAAAAATGACCATGCCGCGCTACTAGATGCTTCAAAACGTCTATGTAGTATCGTCAGAGAGGATCATAAGGCCGATAGTGCCAGTGTTGAGACAGTCGTGGCCGCTAGTACTGTGATGCGTGTTGTCAGATCAATAGAGGTGAAACAGGCACGGCAAGCGCAAGCTATTGATACGCAAATGATGCAGATCACCGAGCGTGTTGATCGTGAAGACCGCCACCGTTTACTAAAGGACCGTGACCGTCACTACCAGTACAGCATACCGCTACCGGCACCAATGATAATCGATGATATAAAAATGGTGGGGGTTGGCCGTGAGTAA